The Mycobacteriales bacterium genome includes the window ACGCAGACGCTCTGCGTCTCGCCGCTCTCCAGGCAGCGTTCGTACCTGTCCTGCGCCCGCGACCCGAGGACGCCGGCGACGACGAGCAGCGCCACCGCACCGGCGACCGCGACCGAGCCGAGCACGACGCTCGTGGTGGCCAGCCCCTTCGCGGTCGCCTCGTGCCGCGCGACACGGCGGCGGCCGACGACGCCGAGCACGATCGCCAGGATGCCGAGGACGACGCCGGGCACGACGAGCAGCGCCAGCGGCAGCGCCACGAGGCCGGCGACCAGGCCGGCGACGGCGGCGCCGTTGCGGCGCGGCGGGGAGTAGCCGGGGGCGCTCCAGTCGCCGGGCACCGGCGGCGCCGGCCAGCCCGGCGGCGGG containing:
- a CDS encoding DUF4190 domain-containing protein, with the translated sequence MTDQPPEAAPPGSSWPGGPYVPPPPPPPPPGWPAPPVPGDWSAPGYSPPRRNGAAVAGLVAGLVALPLALLVVPGVVLGILAIVLGVVGRRRVARHEATAKGLATTSVVLGSVAVAGAVALLVVAGVLGSRAQDRYERCLESGETQSVCVDRHDPPKP